A section of the Streptomyces sp. SCL15-4 genome encodes:
- a CDS encoding glycosyl hydrolase: MPPAVRFGVNYTPSEGWFHHWLDFDLDAVRADLDAIAALGLDHIRVFPLWPYFQPNRTLIRPRAVDQLVALADAAAERGLDTAVDGLQGHLSSFDFLPAWTRTWHRRNLFTDPDVTDGQAAYLRTLAAALADRPHFLGMTVGNEVNQFAAAPHPDPDPVTPEDAGRWLTRMLDACADGAPGRLHLHASYDAAWYQDDQPFTPGHSARLGAMTAVHSWVFNGTAQRHGRTSVPAEHHAAYLVELSKAWADDPHRAVWLQEVGAPAPLVPAEHAAAFAEATIRNVLDCPDLWGVTWWCSHDVPRTLADFPELEYSLGLFTGERRPKDIARVLAGAARAPLRAPAARRTALVVPAAPGHRSRCAPGGDVYDAFFRLVADGARPATVLDTRAGDRDHLAARGITEVVTPGQVRPVRQGGTRS, encoded by the coding sequence ATGCCTCCTGCCGTGCGCTTCGGCGTCAACTACACGCCCAGCGAAGGATGGTTCCACCACTGGCTCGACTTCGACCTCGACGCCGTACGCGCCGACCTCGACGCGATCGCCGCACTCGGCCTGGACCACATCCGCGTCTTCCCGCTGTGGCCGTACTTCCAGCCCAACCGCACCCTGATCCGCCCCCGCGCCGTCGACCAGCTCGTGGCCCTCGCCGACGCCGCCGCCGAACGCGGCCTCGACACCGCCGTGGACGGACTGCAGGGCCACCTGTCCAGCTTCGACTTCCTGCCCGCCTGGACCCGCACCTGGCACCGCCGCAACCTGTTCACCGACCCGGACGTCACCGACGGCCAGGCCGCCTATCTGCGCACCCTCGCCGCCGCCCTCGCCGACCGGCCGCACTTCCTCGGCATGACCGTCGGCAACGAGGTCAACCAGTTCGCCGCCGCCCCCCACCCCGACCCCGACCCGGTCACACCCGAGGACGCCGGACGCTGGCTCACCCGGATGCTGGACGCCTGCGCCGACGGCGCTCCCGGCCGCCTCCACCTGCACGCCTCCTACGACGCCGCCTGGTACCAGGACGACCAGCCCTTCACCCCCGGTCACTCCGCCCGGCTCGGCGCCATGACCGCCGTCCACTCCTGGGTGTTCAACGGCACCGCGCAGCGGCACGGCCGCACCTCCGTGCCGGCCGAACACCACGCCGCCTACCTGGTGGAACTGAGCAAGGCATGGGCCGACGACCCGCACCGGGCGGTCTGGCTCCAGGAGGTCGGCGCCCCCGCGCCCCTGGTGCCCGCCGAGCACGCCGCCGCGTTCGCCGAGGCGACGATCCGCAACGTCCTGGACTGCCCCGACCTGTGGGGCGTCACCTGGTGGTGCTCCCACGACGTCCCGCGCACGCTCGCCGACTTCCCCGAACTCGAGTACTCCCTCGGCCTGTTCACCGGCGAACGGCGGCCGAAGGACATCGCCCGCGTCCTGGCCGGCGCGGCCCGCGCCCCGCTCCGCGCCCCGGCCGCCCGCCGTACGGCCCTCGTCGTCCCCGCCGCGCCGGGCCACCGCTCCCGCTGCGCGCCCGGCGGCGACGTCTACGACGCCTTCTTCCGGCTCGTCGCCGACGGCGCCCGCCCGGCCACCGTGCTCGACACCCGCGCAGGCGACCGGGACCACCTCGCCGCGCGCGGCATCACCGAAGTCGTCACTCCCGGCCAGGTACGCCCCGTACGCCAAGGAGGCACCCGCTCGTGA
- a CDS encoding carbohydrate ABC transporter permease gives MTVPEKVRPRRPAAAARERRLTDEHGRRVRPRELLWRYLLLLVVLALTAGPFLWQLSTSLKGPTEDIYSSPPRLLPGHPTLRNYARVADTIPVWDYALNSLKVATANVVTNCAGSALAGYALARLRYRGRRATTLVFVLAMLVPVEGIVIAQFTTMRELGLNNTLIGVVLPGAVGAMNVLLMRGAFRALPQEPDEAAYVDGANVWQRFLRIALPSVKGTLAVVAIFSFMGAWDDFLWPLIVLSDPSKFTLTIGLNHLHGTFAGDERLVAAGTIIAVAPLIVLFACLQRYFFRGVGEGAVKG, from the coding sequence GTGACCGTCCCGGAGAAGGTACGGCCCCGGCGGCCCGCCGCCGCGGCCCGCGAGCGCCGCCTCACCGACGAGCACGGCCGCAGGGTCCGGCCCCGCGAACTGCTCTGGCGGTACCTGCTGCTCCTCGTCGTCCTCGCGCTGACCGCCGGCCCGTTCCTGTGGCAGCTGTCCACCTCCCTCAAAGGCCCCACCGAGGACATCTACAGCTCCCCGCCCCGCCTCCTGCCCGGCCACCCCACCCTGCGCAACTACGCCCGGGTCGCCGACACCATCCCGGTCTGGGACTACGCCCTGAACTCCCTGAAGGTCGCCACCGCCAACGTCGTCACCAACTGCGCCGGTTCGGCCCTCGCCGGCTACGCCCTGGCCCGGCTGCGCTACCGCGGCCGGCGCGCGACCACGCTCGTCTTCGTGCTGGCCATGCTCGTACCCGTCGAGGGCATCGTCATCGCCCAGTTCACCACCATGCGCGAACTCGGCCTGAACAACACGCTGATCGGCGTCGTCCTGCCCGGAGCCGTCGGCGCGATGAACGTCCTGCTGATGCGGGGCGCCTTCCGCGCCCTGCCCCAGGAACCGGACGAGGCCGCCTACGTCGACGGCGCCAACGTCTGGCAGCGGTTCCTGCGCATCGCGCTGCCCTCGGTCAAGGGCACCCTCGCCGTCGTGGCGATCTTCTCGTTCATGGGCGCCTGGGACGACTTCCTGTGGCCGCTCATCGTGCTCAGCGACCCCTCCAAGTTCACCCTGACCATCGGACTCAACCATCTGCACGGCACCTTCGCCGGCGACGAACGCCTCGTCGCCGCCGGCACGATCATCGCCGTGGCACCGCTCATCGTCCTGTTCGCCTGCCTCCAGCGGTACTTCTTCCGCGGCGTCGGCGAGGGCGCCGTCAAGGGCTGA
- a CDS encoding sugar ABC transporter permease yields the protein MATPLRVRHHLPTSPWLFAAPGLLITGAFVLYPFLSTLANSLTDRRTLLPGRYVGLANFRELLHDDMFWTGLRNSALYVLGVVPALVVLPLLLALLVHRNIPGITFFRSAFYTPVVASVVVVGLIWVWLLDERGLVNSVLETVGIGHVGFLSDQWLLLLSAMAVTVWKGLGYYMVVYLAALANVPRELHEAAAVDGAGPVRRFLSVTVPAVRSTMVLVAALSSVAAFKVFSEVYLMAGPSGGPAGEDTTLVMLVQRTGTGLSGRVGYASALSVVVFTVTVALMLLVLRADRKEES from the coding sequence ATGGCCACGCCCCTCCGCGTCCGTCACCACCTCCCCACCAGCCCCTGGCTGTTCGCCGCACCGGGACTGCTGATCACCGGCGCCTTCGTGCTCTACCCCTTCCTCTCCACCCTGGCGAACTCCCTCACCGACCGCCGCACCCTGCTCCCCGGCCGCTACGTCGGACTCGCCAACTTCCGCGAACTGCTCCACGACGACATGTTCTGGACCGGACTGCGCAACAGTGCCCTCTACGTCCTCGGCGTCGTCCCCGCACTCGTCGTCCTGCCCCTGCTGCTCGCCCTGCTGGTGCACCGGAACATCCCCGGCATCACCTTCTTCCGCTCCGCCTTCTACACCCCCGTCGTCGCCTCCGTCGTCGTCGTGGGCCTGATCTGGGTCTGGCTGCTGGACGAACGCGGCCTGGTCAACTCGGTACTGGAGACAGTGGGCATCGGCCACGTCGGATTCCTCAGCGACCAGTGGCTGCTCCTGCTCAGCGCCATGGCGGTCACGGTCTGGAAGGGCCTCGGCTACTACATGGTCGTCTACCTGGCCGCACTGGCCAACGTGCCGCGCGAACTGCACGAGGCCGCCGCCGTCGACGGAGCCGGCCCGGTCCGCCGCTTCCTGTCCGTCACCGTGCCCGCCGTACGCTCCACCATGGTGCTCGTCGCCGCGCTCTCCTCGGTCGCCGCCTTCAAGGTGTTCTCCGAGGTGTACCTGATGGCGGGCCCGAGCGGCGGCCCGGCCGGCGAGGACACCACCCTCGTCATGCTCGTCCAGCGCACCGGCACCGGCCTGTCCGGCCGCGTCGGCTACGCCTCCGCCCTCTCCGTCGTCGTGTTCACCGTCACCGTCGCCCTGATGCTGCTCGTCCTGCGCGCCGACCGGAAGGAGGAATCGTGA
- a CDS encoding sugar ABC transporter substrate-binding protein, which produces MPLSRRALTALAVALVLPLSACGPGGDGGTSDASGKVEGDITFQTWNLRANFKDYFEDLIAGFEEKYPDTHVKWIDQPAEGYADKIGADAGGGTLPDVVNVSPDLLAPLAKAGLALDLDKAAARYREEYLPGAWAGHKVPGLTGTYAFPWYLNTGPLFYNKALFEKAGLDPGQPPKTYGELFADALRMARKTGGKVATLANVPTIEDFGRYGVPLMNEQGTAFAFNDPKGVELLTRYKQLYDAGALDPQALTATGESAGKKFLTGAVAMNPGSALDLDNFRKNAPGLYRNIGITDQITSTGHANMYVMGVMVNSRTRHTPAAVAFAHFVTDARNQMSFAKRVAIFPSTAGSLDDPYFTRQDGTDATRVRVAAAKSLKTAVNYTPVLFSEQMKTALRNEVAKALQGKQSPKEALDNAVKAADRLLQQG; this is translated from the coding sequence GTGCCCCTCTCCCGCAGAGCCCTCACCGCCCTCGCCGTCGCCCTCGTCCTGCCGCTGAGCGCCTGCGGCCCGGGCGGCGACGGAGGCACGAGCGACGCCTCCGGCAAGGTCGAGGGCGACATCACCTTCCAGACCTGGAACCTGCGCGCCAACTTCAAGGACTACTTCGAGGACCTGATCGCCGGCTTCGAGGAGAAGTACCCGGACACCCACGTCAAGTGGATCGACCAGCCGGCCGAGGGCTACGCCGACAAGATCGGCGCCGACGCGGGCGGCGGCACCCTGCCCGACGTCGTCAACGTCTCCCCGGACCTCCTCGCCCCGCTCGCCAAGGCGGGTCTCGCGCTGGACCTCGACAAGGCCGCCGCCCGCTATCGCGAGGAGTACCTGCCCGGCGCCTGGGCCGGCCACAAGGTCCCCGGCCTGACCGGCACCTACGCCTTCCCCTGGTACCTCAACACCGGCCCGCTCTTCTACAACAAGGCCCTCTTCGAAAAGGCCGGACTCGACCCCGGGCAGCCCCCGAAGACCTACGGCGAACTCTTCGCCGACGCACTGAGGATGGCCCGGAAGACCGGCGGCAAGGTCGCCACCCTCGCCAACGTCCCCACCATCGAGGACTTCGGCCGCTACGGCGTTCCGCTCATGAACGAACAGGGCACCGCATTCGCCTTCAACGACCCCAAGGGCGTCGAACTCCTCACCAGATACAAGCAGTTGTACGACGCCGGGGCCCTCGACCCGCAGGCACTCACCGCCACCGGGGAGTCCGCCGGCAAGAAGTTCCTCACCGGCGCCGTCGCCATGAACCCAGGCAGCGCCCTGGACCTGGACAACTTCCGGAAGAACGCCCCGGGCCTGTACCGGAACATCGGCATCACCGACCAGATCACCAGCACCGGACACGCCAACATGTACGTGATGGGCGTCATGGTCAACTCCCGCACCCGGCACACCCCGGCCGCGGTCGCCTTCGCCCACTTCGTCACCGACGCGCGGAACCAGATGTCCTTCGCCAAACGGGTCGCCATCTTCCCCAGCACCGCCGGCTCCCTCGACGACCCGTACTTCACCAGGCAGGACGGCACCGACGCCACCCGGGTACGCGTCGCCGCCGCCAAATCCCTGAAGACCGCCGTCAATTACACACCGGTGCTGTTCAGCGAGCAGATGAAGACCGCGCTACGCAACGAGGTCGCCAAGGCGCTCCAGGGCAAGCAGAGCCCCAAGGAAGCCCTGGACAACGCTGTCAAGGCCGCCGACCGGCTCCTCCAGCAGGGCTGA
- a CDS encoding LacI family DNA-binding transcriptional regulator: MPTRRSPARRPTMKDIARRAGVSESAVSFALNDRPGVSEATRARVRRVAEQLGWRPSTAARALSGEGAATVGFVLARPAATLGVDSFFLQLVSGIQKVLAERHLGLLFQVAEDVADECAVYRRWWAEHRVDGVLVVDPRADDPRPGLLDELSLPAVVIGGAPDERHPGLSTVWADDAGAMAAVVGELTTLGHRRIVHIAGLPGLAHTQRRIRTLRAEAERRGLAEVESVTTDYSDTEAAAVTRRVLRGPAPPTALVYDTDVMAVAGLAAAAELGFSVPAGLSVVAWEDSALCRMVTPRLSALSRDSVEFGSTAARELLELLDGGPARTVRVPVPRLIERHSTGPARTAGAGDRGCEHGPDEGTDGGASRG; this comes from the coding sequence GTGCCGACCAGACGGTCCCCCGCCCGCCGGCCCACGATGAAGGACATCGCCCGGCGCGCCGGAGTCTCCGAGAGTGCCGTGTCCTTCGCGCTCAACGACCGCCCCGGTGTCTCCGAGGCCACCCGGGCCCGGGTCCGCCGGGTCGCCGAGCAGCTGGGCTGGCGGCCGAGTACGGCGGCCCGCGCGCTGTCCGGGGAGGGCGCGGCCACGGTCGGCTTCGTCCTGGCCCGCCCCGCGGCCACGCTGGGCGTCGACTCCTTCTTCCTCCAGCTCGTCTCCGGCATCCAGAAGGTGCTGGCCGAGCGCCACTTGGGCCTGCTGTTCCAGGTGGCGGAGGACGTGGCCGACGAGTGCGCGGTGTACCGGCGCTGGTGGGCCGAGCACCGGGTGGACGGCGTCCTGGTCGTCGATCCGCGCGCCGACGATCCGCGGCCCGGCCTGCTGGACGAACTCTCGCTGCCCGCCGTGGTGATCGGCGGCGCCCCGGACGAGCGGCACCCCGGGCTGTCCACGGTCTGGGCGGACGACGCGGGCGCGATGGCCGCGGTGGTGGGCGAGTTGACGACGCTGGGGCATCGCCGGATCGTGCACATCGCCGGTCTGCCGGGCCTCGCGCACACCCAGCGCCGCATCCGCACGCTGCGCGCCGAGGCGGAGCGGCGTGGGCTCGCCGAGGTGGAGTCGGTGACGACCGACTACTCCGACACCGAGGCCGCCGCGGTCACCCGCAGGGTCCTGCGCGGCCCCGCTCCCCCGACGGCCCTGGTCTACGACACCGACGTGATGGCCGTCGCCGGCCTCGCCGCCGCGGCCGAGCTGGGGTTCTCGGTGCCGGCCGGGCTGTCGGTGGTGGCGTGGGAGGACTCGGCCCTGTGCCGCATGGTCACGCCGCGGCTGTCGGCGCTGTCCCGGGACAGCGTGGAGTTCGGGTCGACGGCGGCGCGGGAGCTGCTGGAGCTGCTGGACGGCGGCCCGGCCCGGACGGTGCGGGTGCCGGTCCCCCGGCTGATCGAACGGCACAGCACGGGCCCGGCACGCACGGCCGGCGCCGGCGACCGCGGGTGCGAGCACGGTCCGGACGAGGGCACGGACGGCGGCGCGTCACGGGGTTGA
- a CDS encoding amidase, producing the protein MSSWAGRSAAEIAAAVREERVTPREVVAEHLARIDRFDGRIGAFRKVRARAALAEADEVAARADVAGLPLAGVPVAVKDNLPVRGESCRNGSAATSDAPAAEDHVTVARLRAAGAVVVGVTNVPELCVFATTEGPYGIARNPWDLSRTAGGSSGGSAAAVAAGLVPLALGNDGMGSLRIPAANCGLVTLKPGPEVVPAGIGHGDWFGMAENGPLATTVEDLRLMLGVLAGAEFVRREERGPLRIAVALRSPLAGVPVSRPYTNAVRQAAGALARSGHRVRRAEPPYPLSLGVTALGHWTAGTAVDAEGMDPARLARRTRVHAAVGRRFTRTVRGGAARDRLRARLTPFFTEYDVLLTPALARRSPHAGPWHERGWLRNLLADSAYSPFTPPWNLTGWPAMSVPVGALPSGAPCAVQLVGRPGTESVLLDVAEELEELTPWRRTAPVAERR; encoded by the coding sequence GTGAGCAGCTGGGCCGGCCGCAGTGCCGCCGAGATCGCCGCCGCCGTCCGCGAGGAGCGGGTCACGCCACGGGAGGTGGTGGCCGAACACCTCGCGCGGATCGACCGGTTCGACGGCCGGATCGGAGCGTTCCGGAAGGTCCGGGCGCGGGCGGCGCTCGCCGAGGCCGACGAGGTGGCCGCCCGCGCGGATGTGGCCGGGCTGCCGCTGGCGGGCGTGCCGGTGGCGGTCAAGGACAATCTGCCGGTGCGCGGCGAGTCGTGCCGCAACGGCTCCGCCGCCACCTCGGACGCCCCGGCCGCCGAGGACCATGTGACGGTGGCCCGGCTGCGCGCGGCGGGCGCGGTGGTGGTCGGCGTGACGAACGTGCCGGAGCTGTGTGTCTTCGCCACCACGGAGGGCCCGTACGGCATCGCCCGCAATCCGTGGGACCTGTCCCGCACGGCGGGCGGCTCCTCCGGCGGCAGCGCGGCGGCGGTGGCCGCGGGTCTGGTGCCGCTGGCGCTGGGCAACGACGGGATGGGCTCGCTGCGCATCCCGGCCGCGAACTGCGGGCTGGTCACGCTGAAGCCGGGGCCGGAAGTGGTGCCGGCCGGGATCGGCCACGGCGACTGGTTCGGCATGGCGGAGAACGGGCCGCTGGCCACGACGGTGGAGGATCTGCGGCTGATGCTGGGCGTCCTCGCCGGGGCGGAGTTCGTACGGCGCGAGGAGCGCGGTCCGCTGAGGATCGCCGTCGCGCTGCGCAGCCCGCTCGCCGGGGTGCCCGTGAGCCGGCCGTATACGAACGCGGTCCGGCAGGCGGCCGGGGCGCTGGCCCGGTCCGGGCACCGGGTGCGGCGCGCCGAGCCGCCGTACCCGCTGTCCCTCGGCGTGACCGCGCTCGGGCACTGGACGGCCGGGACGGCGGTGGACGCCGAGGGCATGGACCCGGCCCGGCTCGCCCGCCGGACCCGGGTGCACGCGGCCGTGGGGCGCCGCTTCACGCGCACGGTCCGCGGCGGCGCGGCCCGCGACCGGCTGCGCGCCCGGCTGACGCCGTTCTTCACCGAGTACGACGTGCTGCTCACCCCGGCGCTGGCCCGCCGTTCCCCGCACGCCGGGCCGTGGCACGAGCGCGGCTGGCTGCGGAACCTCCTCGCCGACTCCGCCTACTCGCCGTTCACTCCGCCGTGGAACCTGACCGGCTGGCCGGCGATGTCCGTCCCGGTGGGCGCCCTGCCCTCGGGCGCGCCCTGCGCCGTGCAGCTCGTGGGCCGGCCGGGCACGGAGTCCGTACTGCTGGACGTGGCCGAGGAGTTGGAGGAGCTGACCCCGTGGCGGCGGACGGCGCCGGTGGCGGAGCGCCGGTAG
- a CDS encoding SDR family NAD(P)-dependent oxidoreductase → MTVTEDGSASMDEMVYGPGIDPERLAVCLSVLEELDRLDVDHPDAIKVRRATSHVYRVVKQRRRQERRAAKTAHDRAVTEATATGSAERIDDETEGILPSSKVEAGNIAGILQRPRSCYTCKSRYVEVDYFYHQLCPDCARLNRAKRDARADLTGKRALLTGGRAKIGMYIALRLLRDGAHTTITTRFPKDAIRRFKAMEDSADWLHRLEVVGIDLRDPAQAVALADQVAEAGPLDILINNATQTVRRLPSAYAALVDGESAPLPAGELPAHHVIGAFNSGAVDGLAALPAGTSGLDAQQVADLALVAGNASVARHLDGTAIDAGGLLPDVVETNTWVQTIDQISPVELLETQLCNYTSPFILISKLRPAMAAAAGRAASGRAYVVNVSAMEGVFSRGYKGAGHPNTNAAKAAMNMVTRTSAQEMFESDRILMTSVDTGWITDERPHYDKLRLAEAGFHAPLDLIDGAARVYDPVVRGEAGEDLYGVFLKDYEPGKW, encoded by the coding sequence ATGACGGTGACAGAGGACGGCTCGGCGTCCATGGACGAGATGGTCTACGGACCCGGTATCGACCCCGAGCGGCTCGCCGTCTGCCTGAGCGTGCTGGAGGAACTGGACCGGCTCGACGTCGACCACCCCGACGCGATCAAGGTGCGCCGGGCCACCTCGCACGTCTACCGCGTGGTCAAGCAGCGCCGCCGCCAGGAACGCCGGGCCGCCAAGACCGCGCACGACCGCGCCGTCACCGAGGCCACCGCCACCGGCTCGGCCGAGCGCATCGACGACGAGACGGAAGGCATCCTGCCCTCCTCGAAGGTCGAGGCGGGCAACATCGCGGGCATACTCCAGCGCCCGCGCTCCTGCTACACCTGCAAGAGCCGGTACGTGGAAGTCGACTACTTCTACCACCAGCTCTGTCCCGACTGCGCCCGGCTCAACCGCGCCAAGCGCGACGCCCGCGCCGACCTCACCGGCAAGCGCGCCCTGCTCACCGGCGGCCGCGCCAAGATCGGCATGTACATCGCGCTGCGGCTGCTGCGCGACGGCGCCCACACGACCATCACGACCCGGTTCCCCAAGGACGCCATCCGCCGCTTCAAGGCGATGGAGGACTCGGCCGACTGGCTGCACCGGCTGGAGGTCGTCGGCATCGACCTGCGCGACCCGGCCCAGGCCGTCGCGCTCGCCGACCAGGTCGCCGAGGCCGGCCCGCTGGACATCCTGATCAACAACGCCACGCAGACGGTGCGCCGCCTGCCGTCCGCCTACGCCGCCCTGGTCGACGGCGAGAGCGCCCCGCTGCCCGCCGGCGAGCTGCCCGCCCACCACGTCATCGGCGCCTTCAACTCCGGCGCGGTGGACGGCCTGGCCGCGCTGCCCGCCGGCACCAGCGGGCTGGACGCGCAGCAGGTGGCCGACCTCGCGCTCGTCGCGGGCAACGCCAGCGTCGCCCGGCACCTCGACGGCACCGCCATCGACGCGGGCGGCCTGCTCCCCGACGTGGTGGAGACCAACACCTGGGTGCAGACCATCGACCAGATCTCCCCGGTGGAGCTGCTGGAAACCCAGCTGTGCAACTACACGTCGCCGTTCATCCTGATCAGCAAGCTCCGCCCGGCCATGGCGGCGGCCGCCGGGAGGGCGGCGAGCGGACGGGCGTACGTGGTGAACGTCTCGGCCATGGAAGGCGTGTTCAGCCGTGGCTACAAGGGCGCGGGCCATCCCAACACCAACGCCGCGAAGGCCGCGATGAACATGGTGACGCGGACCAGCGCCCAGGAGATGTTCGAGTCCGACCGGATCCTGATGACCTCCGTCGACACCGGCTGGATCACCGACGAGCGCCCCCACTACGACAAGCTGCGTCTCGCCGAGGCCGGCTTCCACGCCCCGCTCGACCTCATCGACGGCGCCGCCCGTGTCTACGACCCGGTCGTGCGCGGCGAGGCGGGCGAGGACCTGTACGGCGTCTTCCTGAAGGACTACGAGCCCGGCAAGTGGTGA
- a CDS encoding wax ester/triacylglycerol synthase family O-acyltransferase has product MTSDLLAPLDLAFWNMESDRHPMHLGALGVFGARSPTAGAHAADLLAARAAAVPGLRLRIRDRWQPPAFGGAARETDPAFDPLDHVRLHAPADDFHAVAGRLMERPLERGRPPWEAHVLPGADGVSFAVLFKFHHALADGLRALRLAAGVLDPVGLPERAPRAVEPPRGPLPDVRRLPARVPGLVRDVLCDVGRTLDIGASLARSTLGMRPCPALVSAPSGTRRTAGAVLDIDDVHRVRKGAGGTVNDVLVAVVAGALRRWLDERGDGSQGVAPRALIPVSRRRPHAAQPQGNRLSGYLIRLPVHESDPLGRLDTVRTAMARNKDAGPDRGAGAVALLADRVPALGHRLGGPLVGQAARLWFDILVTSVPLPGFGLRLGGQELTEVYPLAPLPPGQALAVAISTYRGRVHYGLVADGRAVPDLDRLAWAVPAEMTALLAAGGH; this is encoded by the coding sequence GTGACCTCCGACCTGCTCGCTCCCCTCGATCTGGCCTTCTGGAACATGGAGTCCGACCGGCACCCGATGCACCTCGGCGCGCTCGGTGTCTTCGGCGCGCGCTCGCCCACCGCCGGGGCGCACGCCGCCGACCTGCTCGCCGCCCGCGCCGCCGCCGTACCCGGCCTGCGCCTGCGCATCCGCGACCGCTGGCAGCCGCCCGCCTTCGGCGGCGCCGCCCGGGAGACCGACCCGGCCTTCGACCCGCTCGACCACGTCCGGCTGCACGCCCCCGCCGACGACTTCCACGCGGTCGCCGGCCGGCTCATGGAGCGCCCGCTGGAGCGCGGCCGGCCGCCGTGGGAGGCGCATGTGCTGCCGGGCGCCGACGGGGTGTCCTTCGCGGTGCTCTTCAAGTTCCACCACGCCCTCGCCGACGGGCTGCGCGCGCTGAGGCTCGCCGCCGGCGTCCTGGACCCCGTCGGCCTGCCCGAGCGCGCGCCCCGCGCCGTCGAGCCGCCGCGCGGCCCGCTGCCCGACGTGCGCCGGCTGCCCGCCCGGGTTCCCGGGCTGGTCCGGGACGTGCTCTGCGACGTCGGCCGGACCCTGGACATCGGCGCCTCGCTGGCCCGCTCCACCCTCGGCATGCGCCCCTGCCCCGCGCTCGTCTCGGCGCCCAGCGGCACCCGCCGCACCGCCGGGGCCGTCCTCGACATCGACGACGTGCACCGGGTGCGCAAGGGCGCCGGCGGCACGGTGAACGACGTCCTCGTCGCCGTCGTCGCCGGGGCCCTGCGCCGCTGGCTGGACGAGCGCGGCGACGGCAGCCAGGGCGTGGCGCCGCGCGCCCTGATCCCGGTCTCCCGGCGCCGTCCGCACGCCGCCCAGCCACAGGGCAACCGGCTCTCCGGTTACCTGATACGGCTCCCGGTGCACGAGAGCGACCCGCTCGGCCGGCTGGACACCGTGCGCACCGCGATGGCCCGCAACAAGGACGCGGGACCCGACCGGGGCGCCGGCGCGGTGGCCCTCCTCGCCGACCGCGTCCCGGCGCTCGGCCACCGGCTCGGCGGGCCGCTGGTCGGCCAGGCCGCCCGGCTGTGGTTCGACATCCTCGTCACCAGCGTGCCGCTGCCCGGCTTCGGGCTCCGGCTCGGCGGCCAGGAGCTGACCGAGGTGTATCCGCTGGCCCCGCTGCCGCCCGGCCAGGCGCTGGCGGTCGCGATCTCCACGTACCGCGGGCGCGTGCACTACGGACTGGTCGCCGACGGACGGGCCGTACCGGACCTGGACCGGCTCGCGTGGGCGGTGCCGGCGGAGATGACGGCACTGCTGGCGGCCGGCGGCCACTGA